ACCTGTACATGGGCGACCGCTGGGGCAACTCCTTCGGCGGCACCGTCAACGACTCCCGGTACGTGTGGCTGCCGCTGACCTTCTCCAACTCGACCACCATGTCCATGTCCTGGTCGCCGGAGGTCACCATCGACACGGCCGCCGGGACCATCAGCGGCACGAGCGCGACGTACAACACGCTCATCGCCCGCCACTCCGCCAAGTGCGCGGACGTCACGAGCCAGTCGCTCTGGCCGGGCGCCCAGATCAAGCAGTACGACTGCAACGGCGGCGCCAACCAGAAGTACTGGTTCAAGTCCGTCGGAAGCGGTTACTACCAGCTGATGGTCAGGAACAGCTCGCTGTGCGTGCAGGAGAACGCGAGCACGGTCACGCAGGAGAACTGCAACGCCTCCGCCACGAGCCAGCAGTGGTCGCTGACCACCACCGGCTCGTACGTGAACGTCAAGTCCCGGGCGTCCGGCGAGTGCCTGGACGTGAACGGCGCGTCCACCGCCAACGGCGCCGCGCTCATCACGTACACGTGCAACGGCGGAACCAACCAGCAGTGGACGCGCGGGACCTGACCGGCGCTACGCCAGCAGGTCGATCGCGTCGACCGCGGTCCCCGCGCTGAGGAACCCGGTCGTCCCCGACCCGCTCACCACGTCGATCCTGAGCACGTTGTACTGCCCCGTGTCCGTCTTCCAGGCGGACGCGGGGACGCTGTACGTGAACGTGTGGTTGTTGCCGCGGTAGGAGCCGTTGGTCAGCGACCGGGTGTCCGGCTGCGTGGGCGGGGAGGGGACGGCCGAGGTCCAGGTGTCGTTCACGGTGACCTGCGGCCGGCCGTTCGCGTACGCCGTCGTCACGCCGATGCGCAGGGTGTGCGCGGCCGCGGCCTGCGCGGCGGTCAGCCGGAAGTACACGAGGATGCCGCTGTTGACGTCCTTCCAGAGGTAGCAGGGGAAGGCCGCCGTCCCGCCGTCGCCGATGACGACGTTCCCGGTCCAGGGCGCGGCGCGCACGTCGGACGGGTGCGCGTACGTCATCAGGTCCGCGTTCTTGAACCCGGCCGGTGTGCCGTTCCAGTCGCCGATCCGCCAGATCGCGCTCGCGTTCGAGGGGTCGTTGGAGGACGGGATCGCGATCGTGTTCAGGGTGGTCGTCGCACCCGCCGACACGCTCACCGACGTGGTGTACACGGCCAGTTCGCCCTTGAAGACGGTCAGCGTGTACGTCCCCGGGAGCACACCCGTGAGGGAGAACCAGCCGTCCGAGGAACGCGCCGCACCCCAGTACTGGGCCGCGGAGCCGGCCAGCCCGACCGTGTACGGATACGCCGTGTCCCGCCCGGAGATCCCGACGCCCGCCACCTTGCCCCGGCCGCTCGCCGGGACGTACCCGGCGATGCCGAGCGAGTCGGCCCACGGCGTGGTCAGCGTGCCCGGGTACAGGGCCGAGGAGGGCGCCCCGCCGTCCGTGAAGGCGATGACGTACGGCCCCTGGAGGCCGAACCGCTGGGCCTCGGTCTGGTTCTGGCCGTAGTGGAGGATCTCGTACAGGCCGCCGCCGTCCGCGCTCTGGTGGCGCAGCAGGGAGCGGTAGAAGGGGCCGCCGGCGGCCTTCTCGTGGTTGCTGCGCACCATCCACAGGCCGACGCCGCCCGCCGACCAGCCGACGTAGTCGTAGTCCATGACGCGCCGCCGGGCGTAGTGCTTCGAGCGGGTCTGGCCGTCGGACTTCCGGAACACGTCCGAGGCCTCGATGGCGGTGGGCGCGTACGTGTAGGAGTCGGGCTCGTCGTTGAGGAAGGCGCCCTTCTTCACGCGCACGATGTACCGGCTCGCGGGGACGGACGTGTCGGCCTTGTGCGTCCACAGGTAGACGTTGTTCTCGCCGCTGCGGGCCGCGTAGTAGTGCCGCAGCGTGCCGTGCGTGACGGAGACCAGGATCGTCGAACCGGACTGTCTGATGCCCACCGTGGAGGCGCCGAGGCCGGACTCGATGTGCGAGTTCATGCCGCCGTAGCCCTGGTACTCCGTGCCCCGGTAGACCAGGGACGTCAGATCGCCGGTGGACTTGCTCACCTTGAGGACCAGCTGGGCGCCGGTGTCGATGACGTAGTTCGAGCCGTCGTCGGTCCAGCCGAAACCGGCGGCGCGCGCGGTGCCGGTGAGGGCCGTGCCGACGGCGGCGGTGGCGCCGAGGACGACGGCGCGGCGGCCGACGGATCCGGTCGCGGGTCCGGGCATGGGGGTGCCTCCTGCCGAGGGTGGGGGGAATCGCGGGTGGGAGCGAGAGTGACAGTTGAATCGATTTCGCGAAAGGGCTTTCACCGATGTGCGGCGGGAGATCTGGTGAATGCTGCTGAAGGTCTAGAAAGCGCTTGTCCAG
This genomic stretch from Streptomyces sp. Go-475 harbors:
- a CDS encoding rhamnogalacturonan lyase B N-terminal domain-containing protein, whose protein sequence is MPGPATGSVGRRAVVLGATAAVGTALTGTARAAGFGWTDDGSNYVIDTGAQLVLKVSKSTGDLTSLVYRGTEYQGYGGMNSHIESGLGASTVGIRQSGSTILVSVTHGTLRHYYAARSGENNVYLWTHKADTSVPASRYIVRVKKGAFLNDEPDSYTYAPTAIEASDVFRKSDGQTRSKHYARRRVMDYDYVGWSAGGVGLWMVRSNHEKAAGGPFYRSLLRHQSADGGGLYEILHYGQNQTEAQRFGLQGPYVIAFTDGGAPSSALYPGTLTTPWADSLGIAGYVPASGRGKVAGVGISGRDTAYPYTVGLAGSAAQYWGAARSSDGWFSLTGVLPGTYTLTVFKGELAVYTTSVSVSAGATTTLNTIAIPSSNDPSNASAIWRIGDWNGTPAGFKNADLMTYAHPSDVRAAPWTGNVVIGDGGTAAFPCYLWKDVNSGILVYFRLTAAQAAAAHTLRIGVTTAYANGRPQVTVNDTWTSAVPSPPTQPDTRSLTNGSYRGNNHTFTYSVPASAWKTDTGQYNVLRIDVVSGSGTTGFLSAGTAVDAIDLLA